From the genome of Mesoplodon densirostris isolate mMesDen1 chromosome Y unlocalized genomic scaffold, mMesDen1 primary haplotype SUPER_Y_unloc_2, whole genome shotgun sequence:
GCCAGGGTGTGCCTTAGGGAGGCTCTCCAAGTGAGTGCTTGCTGAGGCAATTTCTTCTCGGCAGGCAGGGGTCAGGGAGCTTGGTGGATGGGCGTGGGGTCACCAGTGGAATAATTCTCAACTGGAGGTCAGGGCATGAAAATCACTTGAAGACATTTGCACGCTGCAGTTTCCCTTGTCCAAGAGTCTCTCATCTGTGGAGATTTACACTCTGATGCCGCAGAAAGCCTCAGTCCCACTTGCCCATTCTCCTCCTCCGTTCACTCCTTTCCTTTGCCTCCACAGCATCTGCAGTGCTGGGAACGGATGTCCCCATGAACCCCGGCGCCTCCTTGTCTACTTTCACGGCAGCGTCCTTTCCTCCACCCATGCCTGGCGCCCAGCACCGGCCGCCCTGGGAGCAGCACCTGCCACCTCTCATCGCCCCCGCATTCCCTCCTGGCAGCGGCCTGCTGCTGCCAGCGTTCCCCAGGATGCCTTTGGTGGCTAATGGTGGCCGTGGCCCCAGTGTCCCTGGGGCTTGCAACCTCACTGTCCGAGTCAGGTCACAAGGGAGGCCAGTGCAGGCCCCCCAGACTCAGACCTTTATCGTTCCTCGGGGCCCCCTCAGCTGGAGCGCTCCAGGGGCCCTCAGCGGGAGTGCTGCATGTCCTGCACCCATATTCTTAGCCACCCCTGCGATGGAGACCATTGTGACTGCTCCAGCTGTTGGAGTTACTCGGGCTGGCAAGGGAGGCTGGACCCCAGGCTTTCCTCCTCAAGCTCCACCACCAGCTGCCCAGATGGCCCCTAACATTCGCCCAGTGAACTCTGGGCCATGGCCACGTGGCACTTCCAGGGAGGACACCACCCAGCCCTACGCCTCGCAGGAGGACGGCTCTGACCACCAGAGCGTGGACAGTGACTTCCGACGGCGGCAGCGCCTCAAGCCACTGGCCCGGAGACACCTTCCCCAGAGTCCTGATGCGGAAGCTCTTTCCTGCTTTCTCATGTGAGTGAACGCTCAGGGGGTCATGAGCTTATCGGAGCTCTTAGATAAAGAGGAACTGGGGATGGACTCGCAGGTTAGGTTTCTAGGGATCCTGGAAGCAAGGTGTGAGGGCGATGTCCACGCCATGAGAAGGCATATTGTCGGTCATACGGGGGAGCCTGCCAGTCCATGACATCGTGACTGAAATGTGCCTTATCTCAACTGACCGCACCCCCCTGTGAGTCTAGCCAGCTTGCCCTTTCATGATTCTCCTGGTAATATGGCCTGAAGACTTGCAGTCAGAGAGGGTCGTGGTGTACGTTGAGGAGCCAAGGAGTGGATGCCGCACTCTTCTGTGCTGACGTCTCCTTTCATACAGCACTTGAGTGTACATGGCCGGGGGAGGTCACTTCGGAGAAGGGGGAGGAGCGCGGGGCCCAGTAGAGCGCTTCATGCACGCCTCGACTTCGTTGATGTGGAGAATTCCACTAGGAACAGGGTGATGGTAGAGCTCTCCTAAGGGCATGGGCTCTCTCCCACTAGAGTTGTGAGCCTGGCAGGCGTTTCCATCCTAAACCTCCGGTCCCTCGTAAAAAGGGGAGAATCACACTTCACACAGAGGACCGTGCAGAAGACTCCTTGGGCTAATCTGTGAAGTGTGAGCAGATTGCCTGGCACATGCCACGCCTCATTGATGACGgtgatttttattatgaaaaggcAGCCTTGAAGAGGAAAAGAGCTCCCCAAGGCACAGCGTCCCAGCTCTAGCCTGGGAGTGGATGGTCATCCTCGAGGGAGTGTGAGGCGGTGACAGCCGTAGCCAGGAAGGCTTGTCCCTGCTCCCCAGACACCTGCCTCTCACTCTCCTGTTGCTCAGTCATGCTGTGTTGAGTGATGTGTGGTCCACATTGGTGGGTGGGGtcaggcaggtgggggctgggctgggcacagAGACTGACCCCGAGTGCTTACAGCCCAGTGCCTCGATCCCTGGCCTGCCTGAAGCCCACCATGACACTGGAGGAGGGACTGTGCAGGGCCGTGCAGGAATGGCAGCACATTAGCAACTCTGACCGGATAATCTACTACAAGATGGCGCAAAAGTGAGTCAGCGTCCTGGGCCCAGGGGCTGTGTGGAGGGTGAGGCGAGTGGGTGAGGGCAGGGTCTGGCCGTGGGGGTGCTCATCAGAGAGGACAAAGGAGAAGGGCTGTCACTCGGAACAGGGTCCCGCAGCCCAGAGGCCCTGCAGTCCTCCAgaaacccctccctcaccttgagaGTTTGGGtcttctgtccttcctccacCAGGAGCTCTGCCCTCCCCCTGACTTTGACCTACCCTTGCCCTGACATGAAGGTCTCAGGACGGGGCAGGGTGAAGCTGTGAGTCCAGTAGGGTCCAACTCCGGACATATGGGCTGGGCCGGGGAAAGAGCTCCACCCGCCAGCCTGCTGCTTCCTTAGTGGTGGCTGGCCGGCGGCCACTGACATAGATTTGGGACCCCCTCTCCTCACGAAAAGTGGCCTGAGTGGGTACCCTGGCATCCCTGAAGAGGCTGCGGAAGCCAGCTGTCATCAGCCCAAGGGTCTCTGGCCCTTCCAGTGTTTGCTCCATGGTAATCCCCTTGgtttaagaaacaaaaccaaacaaacaagcgCCTCTCAGAGGAAAGGAAGGCCTGTCCTCTAAGCTCAGCATCCACATCGTCCAGCCTCTCCTGAGCCCTGTCTCCAGATCTACGTTCCAGAACTCTCAGTCCCAACCCAGGGTCCTGGATTTGGGCAAGGACCCCTGTGGGGAACACATGCCTGTTCCAGCCTCTGGCTGTCAGCCCTTCATGTGGCTCTGGATGGGGGGCATGAGGAGGGTGCCCCCTGGGTCAGCCACGTGTCCCGTTGACCTGGTTCAATGCAGCGACCTGGGTCTATGCTGTTGAATGCTCTCCAGTGCTGGCGAGGCAGGAAGGGTCCCAGATCTTGTATCAGTTCCAGGAGCAGCTCTCTGCCGTGGACAGCACCTCACAGGGCCTTGACAGCCCCGAGGCACATCCTCTCCCAGTCCCTCATTCTTGGCTGCCTTTGTTGGGCTCCAGAATCCAGGCCATTTTCTCAGGGTGGCCTGTGCCTCCGTCACCCCCCAGGTTCATGGACCTTGAGGCCGAGGAGGAGATGCAGGTTCAGCCgttgcagtggatgcagtgcgcGCAGGGCttgcctcctccagccccaccgaAGCTGGATCCTCGGGGGCCCCCAGCCCCGAAAGTGGGCCTTCAGCCAGCCACCCAGGTTCCCACTGGAGTTGAACGCACAGGTAACGGGCCCAGGGTTGGCCACTGTTCCCATGTGGATCATTTTCCTTCAAGACGGGGGCATTGGTCTTTCAAGCAAAACAGCCACCgaggcggggggtgggagggtggggtctCAGATGCCCTTTGTCACTACGGGGTATTGACTTGGTCAACTTTGTAACTTCTCTCACACCTCCCTGTCAAAGGACCGCACACAAAGTCTGCCTAAGAAGTGGGCTTGATGGGGACACCCCTGGAAAATTGGAGGTTCCCCACTTCCTTACATGTGACTCTCTTAGATGCCCCCTTACCTCCCCCCTCCAACTGTGCATGAAGCTTCAGGTGGTCCTGACCCCCCCCACACCCACATCAATGTCCCCCAACAATGCCCTCACCAGCGTGCGCTCGGTGGTCAGGAGGTGGACCGGGGGTCCCtcaccttccttcccctcctcctcctctgcctcagCCTTCGCTCCCAGGATGTCcggccccagggcccagccctcCCGCCCGAAGCCACACAGGTCCCAGCGACCCCCGGAGCCCAAGGCACCCGAGGAGATTCCacctgaggctgtgagggagtATGTGGACATCATGGAGGCGCTGGTGGGGCCCGTCCACTCAGCCACAGGCGACTCAGATGCAGAATGGGGAGAGGACGGAAATGAGCTGCAGCAGGAAGAGGACGGCACCTACTCGGACCCGGATCTCTTGAGCTACATTGACAAGCTGTGTTCCCAGGAGGACTTTGTCACCAAAGTAGGCTAGGCCTGGAGACTGGGGTCTACAAGATGCCAGGACATGGAACACTCAGAACCCAAGATCTGGGTTCTGCTCAGGCCGTTGGGACTTAAGCTCAGCTCCTTGTTCCTGAGCCTGGTATTAGGGGAGGTTTACGCAGATGTTTGTGCGTATATGTTTGTGTCTATCTGTGTGTATGCCTTTGTGTTTGTGCCTCTGTATATGTGCTCTTTtgtgtgtgactgtgtatgtgcatgtttgtgtgtgtgtgtgtgtgtgtgtgtgctgaccatCCCCGCCTTGTGGAGGAGAGTGGGGTGGGTCTCTGCTTTTCACTTTCCCTCCTGGCCTTCTTGTCTCACAGGCCACTCCTGGCCAAGGATGCTCACAGCCTCTTCTTTCTGTTCTAGGTGGAGGCAGTCATTCACCCTGGATTCCTGGCAGATTTGCTTTCCCCAGACCCACAGCTGGATCTCTTGGCCCTAGAGAAGGAGCTGGAGCAGGAGGAAAGGCTCAGTCCCGAAGAAATGagtcaggggagggagagggacactCAGGGAGCCAGGGGACCCCACGGGAGGGGGACCCCAGGTGATCCAGGGGACAGGGGAACCCAGATGACCcaggggaggcagaggagggagggatccCCGGTAGAACAGGGGACACAAGGGACACCCAGGAAGACGAGGGCACGGAGGGACCCCAGTGAACAGGGGGGAGGTAGGGCCCCAGAACCGGAGGGCCACATAGCGctgtccatccctcccctgcctgggACGCCTGGCATGGGGAAGGGCCCGTTCTGGGGGGGGGTGCAGTGcagggtggaaggaaggagaggatgggGAGCCGGGAGGGGGGGAAGGTCACAAAGCTGGGAATAAGGGGCAGGAGGACGGCAGGACTGCCACCGCGTCTGTATTTGGATTCGAGTCCTGGGGTCGcccgtcccctcctcccccccaggGCCATTGTCCCACTGCCCAGTGCTCCTCCTCTCTGACACGTGTGTGTGGAGCCGTCACTGTCCTCCTCCCTCCTACCAGCTGGTGCAGAAACGACTCCTGGCCTTGAAAGAGGACGACAGTGTGCGGGCAGCCCCGAGTCACAGTGCACCCGGAATGGCCTCAAGTCCTTCTGAGTCTGACGCCAGCCAAGGTGGTCAAAGGCACACTGGCTCTCTACAGGGACCCAGGGATGCATCTCTTCTCAGAGAGGCCTCTCCTGTCCGGGAGGCCCGAGGGCCCAGGGACGGGTCCAGTGAGGACGAGGAGGAGCTCTCCAGCCTGGCCTTCCTCTCTGGCTCTCTGCAGAGCCTGCTGCCTTTCTGGCTGTCCCAGAGTCCTGTGCGTGCCTCAAGCCTGGCCTCCCCTGGAGGTTGGGGGGCCCACAGTGCTCCCCAGTCCCCCTCCCCTCAGAGAAGAGGCCTCAGCCCAGCTCCACCAGCCGCTCCCAAGTCGAGGAAGTGGGCTCTGTGTGGACGCCCAGCCGCTGCTGAGAAGCTGCCCATCCCCGGGGCTGGCCTCGGCTTCTCTGGGAGGCCAGCCTTGGCTCTGGGGCTGGCTCGCCCCTCACAGCCCAGAAAGAGAAAGCGTGACCCGTTTGTCACAGAGAAGCGTGGGTGGAGGAAGAAGAAGCCCTGCAGCCAGTAGGGAACAGCTGGGCCGGCGCTCCAGGGCGAGGCCCCAGGGCAGCCCCCAGGGGAGCCTagggctcctcctcctcccagtgcTGATCCTGGGTgatgtggggggaagggaggggggcaGGACCACCAggacggggggggggggcagcggGATTGTGGGGGGTTagggaggtgggtgtgggtgtggccaggtgtgggtgggaggaggatCTTTGGAGTGATGTATGTAAACTGTGAACAAAGATCGTTTTCGTGGGAAATGCTCTCAGGCCACTGTCATCTTGTTGGTGTTGAGCTGCTCCACAGAGAGCGAtcctgagaggaaggaaggatgagggAGGTCACAGGAGCTCTGGATCTACAGGGGGCCACACCTTTCCTCCACATAGACAAGGACTCGTCAGGCTGCCCCTGGGAACGCACAGCTCGCACTTTCCCCAGGGACCCCCTCATCACCCCCTCTCTAACGCCTGCTCGGCCAGGGGCCTTCTGGGGCGTCTGTACCGTCTTCTGCCTCCCTGAGCCTTCTGGGGAGGCGGAGCTGCTTTTGTGCCTTTCCGCCCTCCGGACACTCACCAGTTTCTAGGGTGGAGCCTGGAGGCAGCCCTTGTCATTATGGAGCTTCTCTCCGCTTCCCTGAAGTGGCCGGGCGACGGCGCTGGGCTGACCCTGCGCTCATCCAGGGCTTCCTTGTGTGGGCGGCCTGACCAGAGAGGAAAAGTCTTGGCCATGGGGACAGGACTGTCTGCCTCATCGTAGCGGGAGCATCCTCTAGTCCCACTGGGGTTATTGCAATGTGGAGAGTGGTGGAGGCCGCTACCTCTTAATCCCAGTGAGGATGGAGCAAGGGGAATGGGGGCGGGGACATTCATGGGGCACCCGCGAAAGGTGCGATAAGGGAAATGAGAGTTGGGCCCCTTTGTGGAACTTGTGGGATTTCTGTGCAGCAGCATCTCTTCCAACTGAGGGAGGAGGACCCATCTGGCTGTGGCTGTGGGGACTGGCCTTAGGGGCCCACGGGCCTGCAAAGACACCCCAGAACTACCGTCCCTTCCGTTTCCACCGATGGCTGGACATGTGTGTGTATCGGTATCAACACTGGTTTGTATCCCCATAGAAAACAGTTCCTCCTAACAAAGTATGACCGCGTTTCACAAGAACAGCTTTGCTCACAGGggcagcaggggagggggagaggtgtCTGTGGCCTCAGatctgggtgggagctgggatcCCTGCTGAGGAGTGTGGAGGCCTCAGTCATTGTCCTGTGGGTGCCGGCAGAGACTTCGAATCATCAGAGCAGGGGAAATGACCCGCTCATAAGGGTGAGACGAGCAAACAATGAGGGGCGGGGCGCAGACCCCTGCTCTCTCCCCGGACTGCCCACCCCTGCAGCCTGCTTAGCCCGCGTCACGGCCTGTGCTGGCCCACCTCTGAAGCCCCTTCCTCCTACTGAGAGAGTTGGTCATGAACTGGCCTCCAGGCTTCTGCAGTGTTCAGATCCTAACAGCAGAGGCTAGAGATGGAGCAAACACCTCTCTCTTTCTGGATGCTAGACTGTGACAGTTGTCACATGGCTCCAGTGACTGGACACATCTGTGCCAACAACCCAGAAGCCAAGCCCAGAGCAGGGGCTGAAAGCCATGGGGGCTGGTTATCACACACGTGCACTCGTTCCGAAACCCTGGCCTGAAGTGTAGGGGGAGGGATGGCAGGCCCAGTGACAAAGCTGAGAAGAATCAGTGCAGCTCACAGCTTTCCTGATTTAGACAGGTGTGCAGTCGGGACTGTAGTCCTGCCCACAGGGCATCTTCATTCAAGAGCTCATCACAGGAAGTTCACTGTTCTCACCCATGTTATTCACTGTCAGGTCAGTGAGTCTAATAACAGAGTGAATTTGGAGAAAACACTGTCATTTCAGCCTGTTGGAATCCTGAATGTGcaggaataaaatagaaagatagtTTCTATTGCTTGTTTGAGATAACAGCTTGGGAGGCAACCCACAAGAGAATGAACTGCAAAGTGTTTCTTGTTGGTGCTCATTTTCCTAACATCCCCAAACTGTTACTGAAACACAGCTCAAACACCTCAATTCTAAGATATtctgaatatgtgtatatgtataactgaatcactttgctgtacacctgaaactaacacaacactgtaactcaactatactccaataaagttaaaatattcaaaaaagagTCCAGGTACAAACTGCCACTTCTCTCTCTGCCACCATGACTGTGGACGCATCTGCCAAGAGGGAGCCTCCATCTCACCGACGTTGGACATACAGTATCAGCAGAAATAAACTTGTGttgaggcagaaaaaaataaattctaagatATTCTATATTTACCTCACTCAACTTAAAGGAAAGAGC
Proteins encoded in this window:
- the LOC132483041 gene encoding NUT family member 2G-like, whose translation is MTRPSPAGRPLGPHPPRSRMRSCLPEQTAPADAGSPWRTAVRVPESPAPGGVRGPSAVLGTDVPMNPGASLSTFTAASFPPPMPGAQHRPPWEQHLPPLIAPAFPPGSGLLLPAFPRMPLVANGGRGPSVPGACNLTVRVRSQGRPVQAPQTQTFIVPRGPLSWSAPGALSGSAACPAPIFLATPAMETIVTAPAVGVTRAGKGGWTPGFPPQAPPPAAQMAPNIRPVNSGPWPRGTSREDTTQPYASQEDGSDHQSVDSDFRRRQRLKPLARRHLPQSPDAEALSCFLIPVPRSLACLKPTMTLEEGLCRAVQEWQHISNSDRIIYYKMAQKFMDLEAEEEMQVQPLQWMQCAQGLPPPAPPKLDPRGPPAPKVGLQPATQVPTGVERTAFAPRMSGPRAQPSRPKPHRSQRPPEPKAPEEIPPEAVREYVDIMEALVGPVHSATGDSDAEWGEDGNELQQEEDGTYSDPDLLSYIDKLCSQEDFVTKVEAVIHPGFLADLLSPDPQLDLLALEKELEQEERLTLSQLVQKRLLALKEDDSVRAAPSHSAPGMASSPSESDASQGGQRHTGSLQGPRDASLLREASPVREARGPRDGSSEDEEELSSLAFLSGSLQSLLPFWLSQSPVRASSLASPGGWGAHSAPQSPSPQRRGLSPAPPAAPKSRKWALCGRPAAAEKLPIPGAGLGFSGRPALALGLARPSQPRKRKRDPFVTEKRGWRKKKPCSQ